A window of Glycine soja cultivar W05 chromosome 2, ASM419377v2, whole genome shotgun sequence genomic DNA:
tCAAGATTTCGGgtggatagggtatggcccggccgtattagccagtgtttcaccagcgctggaatggtgtccgaggaggaggtggccgcaatagaagaggagttccctcaagacccaccaagttttgtgcaaccatgccaccccgattcccaagtggggaactggcgcgtgataagccagtcagaagtctataccgcggattcaatgtaattagagcctatagattttcgttctcttttgttttgtgaaacctaccttattaaataaacaaagagatcttgtttcatctgttcttgcaataccaccctttctcatatcattttgcatgttttttgtttcttttgccttGTTTGGTAttgatatgagggtcgattctttgaggatcctaacaacgagggtttgacaatcgatttcgatcgagatataagccaaacgataaacgaggaagagaaagaggacgtcctgtcaccagagttggagaggttggtcgctcaggaagaacatgaaatgaagcctcaccaagaagaaaccgaattggtaaacttggggaccacggaggaaaagaaagaagtaaaggtaggaaccggtatgaccgcgcctatccatcaaggcttgataacccttcttcaagagtatcaagatgtctttgcatggtcatatcaagacatgcccggtctggattccgacactgtgcagcataagttgcctttgaatcctgggtcttccccggttaagcaaaagttacgaagaatgaaacccgagatgtccttaaaaattaaagaagaagtaaggaagcagtttgatgcaggattcttagctgtggcccggtacccggagtgggtggccaacattgtcccagtcccgaaaaaggatggcaaggttcgaatgtgtgtagactaccgggacttgaaccgggccagtccaaaagacaattttcccttgccacacattgacatattggtagataatacagccaaattcgcccttttctcatttatggatggtttctcggggtataatcaaataaagatggcacccgaagatgtagagaagaccactttcgtcaccctatgggggacaatctgctataaagtgatggccttcgggctgaaaaatgctggggcaacctatcagcgtgccatggtggcgttgttccatgacatgatgcataaggaaatagaggtctacgtagatgacatgattgctaagtctcggactgaggacgaacaccttgtcaatctgcgtaagctgtttggaaggttgcggaaataccaattaaaactaaacccaacgaaatgcacctttggggtgaagtcggggaagctgctaggatttatcgtaagtcagaaagggatagagatagaccccgagaaagtgaaggccatccttgaaatgccggaaccacgtacggagaagcaggttcggggattTTTGGGcaagttgaattatatcgcgagatttatctcgcaactcacccctacctgtgaacccatttttaagctattacgtaagaaccaggcggtcctgtggaacggtgactgccaagaggccttcgagaagatcaaacagagtctcgcaaatcccccggtgctcatgccacctgtaacaggaagacctcttttcctgtacatgaccgtgttggacgagtctatggggtgcgtgttgggtcagcatgatgattctgggaaaaaggagcaagccatctactatctgagcaagaagtttactgcatgtgagatgaattactcaatgctggaaaggacgtgttgtgctctggtatgggcatcacatcggcttaggcagtacatgctcagccataccacatggcttatttccaaaatggatcccgtgaaatacatctttgaaaaaccggccctcacgggacgaatcgctaggtggcaggtactattatctgaattcaatatcgtttacgtcacccaaaaagcggtaaagggaagtgccttagcagattatttggcccagcaacccctccaggattatcggccgatgcaccccgagttcccagatgaagatatcatggccttgtttgaagagaagcggacgcacgaggacatagacaaatggattgtttgcttcgatggggcatctaatgctttgggccacggagtaggggcagtccttgtatccccgaatgatcagtgtattcctttcacggctagactaggttttgattgtaccaacaatatggccgagtacgaagcatgcgccctcggggttcaggcggccattgattttgatgtaaaactactcaaggtgtatggagactcagctttggtgatacgtcagttgaaaggagaatgggaaactagggatccgaagttgataccctatcaaactcacatcttgaggtttgtcaagtactttgacgacatttccttccaccacatacctcgggaagagaatcaaatggctgatgcattagccaccctggcatccatgtttcaacctgccccacacggggatcttccgtacatcgaattcaaatctcaaggcaggccggcatattgttatgcaatagaggaagagcaggatgggaaaccgtggtatttcgacatcaagcagtatgtcgagaacaaagaatacccaccagggatttctgacaatgacaaaaggacgttgaggagattggctactggtttctttgtaagtggtactatcctatacaaacgaaaccacgacatgaccctcctacgatgcgtagatgccaaagaggcgaacttcatgattgaggagatccacgaaggttcctttgggacacatgccaatgggcatgctatggccagaaaaattcttagggccggttattactggctcaccatggagagtgATTGTTGTgcccatgtaaggaagtgtcataagtgtcaggcatacgcggacaatgtcaatgttctgccacatcctctgaatgttatgtccaccccttggcctttttccatgtggggaatagatgtcattggggccatcgaacccaaagcgtcgaatggtcaccgcttcattcttgtggcgatagattacttcaccaaatgggtcgaagcagcttcttatactaatgtcacaaggaatgtggtagttagattcataaagaaggagttgatttgtcgatacggactccccaggaagatcattactgacaatggcaccaatctgaacaataagatgatgcaggagatgtgcgaaggcttcaagatccagcatcacaactctaccccttatcggccaaagatgaatggggccgtagaggctgcgaataagaatattaagaagattgttcaaaaaatgacaatgtcatacaaagattggcatgagatgttgcctttcgccctacacggatacagaacctcggtacgaacttctactggggcaacgccttattccttggtttatgggatggaagcagtgctcccatttgaggtagaggttccttctcagaggataatggcggagtcaggcctagaagagtcagaatgggctcaagcacgctacgaccaacttaaccttattgaaggtaagcgtttggccgccatgagccatgggcgtttgtatcaacgaaggataaagaacgcattcgacaaaaAGGTACGCCCgcacaagttcaacgagggggacctcgtgctgaagaagatgtcccatgttgttaaagataatcaaggcaagtgggccccgaattatgaaggaccttttgtggtgaaaagagctttttctgggggtgctctgatactcactgatgcaatcctaccccgcaagggcattggatagaaaactccaagtagattgggccttagggttcttatgagccttagggtagattttgggcccatgggctaagtacgagcccacttatctttgtaaatattagattaaggtttcattatttttgggccttgtatttagggctccataatgtaggtagggtaccctagaaatataggatttttcagcccttgtattttagggcacctagactagtttttgtattaggggtagttttgtaatttcacatgcactaagtggatatttgatgtgtgtggttggaaataaatttaattgaattggtagaagcccaatccaattaaattttagagggggaggtgagcatttgcttactacaccccattgtcacatcatatagtcacactttgtgcatgtccttcatgcttttcatgcctcatgacacctaagcacacttagtggagaatcttggaattgatcttggattagtgggctgaaccataaataaaattctctaatcataattagtgaaattttggctccaaagtttggctccacaaattcaatttcaaattcaagtgaaatttgaatttccctccaattttgtgtgacacttaggctataaatagaggtcatgtgtgtgcatttttttcaactttgatcatttgaatattaacttcagatttcagaggtcttttagagcacaaaatttcgtgctcttctctccctctctcttgattcatctccttcttcctccaagctcttatccatggcctcctatggtggtgagcttcttctagactcatcttctccttgaagtggcgtctcctctctctcttccttctccattctgctgccattcatcttccaagaatcaaaagaatccattgatgaagaagatcctaggcc
This region includes:
- the LOC114373784 gene encoding uncharacterized protein LOC114373784 gives rise to the protein QAVLWNGDCQEAFEKIKQSLANPPVLMPPVTGRPLFLYMTVLDESMGCVLGQHDDSGKKEQAIYYLSKKFTACEMNYSMLERTCCALVWASHRLRQYMLSHTTWLISKMDPVKYIFEKPALTGRIARWQVLLSEFNIVYVTQKAVKGSALADYLAQQPLQDYRPMHPEFPDEDIMALFEEKRTHEDIDKWIVCFDGASNALGHGVGAVLVSPNDQCIPFTARLGFDCTNNMAEYEACALGVQAAIDFDVKLLKVYGDSALVIRQLKGEWETRDPKLIPYQTHILRFVKYFDDISFHHIPREENQMADALATLASMFQPAPHGDLPYIEFKSQGRPAYCYAIEEEQDGKPWYFDIKQYVENKEYPPGISDNDKRTLRRLATGFFVSGTILYKRNHDMTLLRCLKHD